The following nucleotide sequence is from Chrysiogenia bacterium.
TGATTTGAATTATTGCGGCGAGCGGCCCCCTGCCTGTACTCTATGGGGGTGGTAAGGCGACAACTCAGGATCTGACCTTTTGCTTCGGTTGACTCAAACACCACGGCTTTCGCTCCTGTTTGGCGTTGCGCTCGGGCTGTGCCTTCTTTTGCCTGTCTCGCCGGTTGGGGCGCAGGCGCTCGGTGCGAACGAACAGGTTCCCCTGCTTCTCAAGGTTCTCTCACTCGATCGCAAATACGCCAGAAAGGAAAAGCCCTTCGCGCTGGCGGTTCTCTACGACTCACAGACCGATCGCTCCGGCAAGGCGATGGCGGCCTTTCTCGCCGCGCTTGGGGAAGGCCCGAAGGTCCGCGAGCAACCGATCGAAGTGAAATCCTTCGACCTGTCCGACAAGGAAGCCCACCTGCGAGATTTCCTCGTTTCAGAAAAGATCGATCTTGTCTGGGTGACCACGGGGCTCGACGAGCACCTGGAGCGCGTGCGCCAACGCACCCGTGCGGCTCACGTGACCAGCGCGGCGGCCGACGTGGCGCATGTCGAGCGTGGGCTGAGCGTTGGCTTCGAAAGGGCGGGCGCGAACACCCGCGTGGTCATCAACCTGGAAGCGGCAAAGGCCGAAGCCTGCGATTTTTCGGCCTCTCTGCTCAAAGTCGCCCGCCTGGTAAAAGCGGCTCCGGCCGCCACGAATGAAGAGCCGACACCCGCCGAGAAACCCTGAAAACAAAAAATGAATCCCTTGGAAGGCCCTCATACGCACGTTTGGGGGCCTTTTGGCGTAAAGGGGCATCAAAAAAATCTCGATATGATCCTGCTCATGTTGGGTGCGGCGGACTTGGTAGACAATCACTCTTGCAGCGGGATGCTCGGATTCGCTCCCCGACTTCCCGCTCTGATCCCAGAGATTCGACGACCGCGCGGCAGCGGTCGTCGATGGAGAAGAAGGGCTAACGCGCGGTCCGATTCTCCATTCGCTCCTGGCCCCGGAGGGCAGATTGCTCCGACTCCACGCCCTCCGGGGCATTCATTTGCCGACAGGATGAATGCCCCAGCCACCGGCCCCGCAGGCCGGTTTTTTTTATTCCCGAATGATTGAGATCGTGAGAAAGCGGTTGAGCATTTCCAGGCAACCCAGCCAGCCATGGCGGTGCTGCGCGCGCGACTCCTCATCGGGCAGGCCCTCGTGGGTGAGCACGATTTCGGTGTAGCCCGGCGCCTTCTCGGCAAACTCGGCAGTGACGCGGGTTTGCGGAAAGCGCTCTTCGGACTCCCACTGCCAGGTGTAGACGATCCGGCCCGGCGCGCTGATTTCTTCGTAGGTGCCGGCAACGGTGTGGTCGGTTCCGTCGGCGGCGCGCATGGTGAGCCGGTAACGCCCGCCCACGCGCAGGTCGAGCTCCGCGAGCGGGGTGGTGTGTTCGGCGGTAACGCCCCACCACCGGCGCAGATCCTCCGGCCGGGTCCAGGCGGCAAAGACGCGCTCACGGGGGGCCTCGATGACCCGGCGAACCTCCAGTGGGGGCGAATCGTTCATGCCTTCAATTCGCCTCAAACAGGCCCAAAAAGCAAGAAAATCACCGGAAAAGGGGAAAACTGGTGCGGGGCAAAGGCGACGGAAAATAAGTTCGACTGAACAATCATTCATTGACTGGTTTCCGCCTGCTCCCTACAATTTCGCTGCCGTGGGAAGGCTGCGGTCGAAAGCCTGCGGCGGAAGGCCCGTCGCGGTGGCGGTCTTCCCGTTTTCCGCCCGGCGCGCGCCAGCGCGCGAGAGCCCGGGCCCCACACGCGCAGAGCAGGACAACCCTTGAACGCATCACTTCAACGCATTGCCACTCTTGTGATCGGCGCGGCGCTCACGTTTGCGCCGCTTGGTTGTTCCAAAGGTCAGGACGCCGCCGAGCAGGCCGTCCCCGGCCGCTCGGTGCACGTCGTCGAGCTCAAGGCCCGCGACCTGATTCTCTCCTTTGAAGACTCCGCCGCGCTCGAAGCCGTCTCGGACGTGACGCTCACCTCGCAGGTGAGCGGCGAGGTGGTCGAGGTGCGCGCGAGCCTCGGTGATTCGTGCGCGAAGGACGACGTGCTGCTGCGCATCGATCCCGAGAGCTACCGGCTGAGCGCCGAGCAGGCGCGCGCCAACTACCTGGCGGCCAAGGCCGCCGCCGAATACATGGAAGCCGAGTACGCGCGGCTGTTGCCGCTCTACCAGAAGGGCGACCTCTCCAAGTCGCAGATGCAGAAGACCGAGCTCGATTACCGGCGCAGCGAGTCCGAGCACGCCAACGCGAAGGCGGCCAAGGAACTGGCCGAGAAGAACCTGCGCGAGACCGAGATCCGCTGCCCGTTTGCCGGCGTGGTGGCCGAGCGTTTCGTGGACTTCGGGCAGACCGTCTCCATCGGCGCGAAGCTCGTGAACGTGGTGGACCTTACCAGCGTGAAGATCACCGTCGGCGCCTCCGAGCGTGATGTGGTGGGGATCGCCCCCGGTGCGAAGGCGAGCGTCAGCGTCGATGCGCTTCCGGCGCAAAGCTACGCGGGCGTCGTCACGCAGGTCGGGCGCAAGGCCACCGGGCCCTCGCGCACCTTCCCGGTGGAAGTGCGCATTGAAAACGCTGACGGCGAGCTGCGCGCGGGGATGGTCGCCCGCGCGATC
It contains:
- a CDS encoding YfiR family protein, whose protein sequence is MLRLTQTPRLSLLFGVALGLCLLLPVSPVGAQALGANEQVPLLLKVLSLDRKYARKEKPFALAVLYDSQTDRSGKAMAAFLAALGEGPKVREQPIEVKSFDLSDKEAHLRDFLVSEKIDLVWVTTGLDEHLERVRQRTRAAHVTSAAADVAHVERGLSVGFERAGANTRVVINLEAAKAEACDFSASLLKVARLVKAAPAATNEEPTPAEKP
- a CDS encoding SRPBCC domain-containing protein, with protein sequence MNDSPPLEVRRVIEAPRERVFAAWTRPEDLRRWWGVTAEHTTPLAELDLRVGGRYRLTMRAADGTDHTVAGTYEEISAPGRIVYTWQWESEERFPQTRVTAEFAEKAPGYTEIVLTHEGLPDEESRAQHRHGWLGCLEMLNRFLTISIIRE
- a CDS encoding efflux RND transporter periplasmic adaptor subunit, producing MNASLQRIATLVIGAALTFAPLGCSKGQDAAEQAVPGRSVHVVELKARDLILSFEDSAALEAVSDVTLTSQVSGEVVEVRASLGDSCAKDDVLLRIDPESYRLSAEQARANYLAAKAAAEYMEAEYARLLPLYQKGDLSKSQMQKTELDYRRSESEHANAKAAKELAEKNLRETEIRCPFAGVVAERFVDFGQTVSIGAKLVNVVDLTSVKITVGASERDVVGIAPGAKASVSVDALPAQSYAGVVTQVGRKATGPSRTFPVEVRIENADGELRAGMVARAIIEKEQRTGAIAIPFDIIQFDATGRSAWVFVAVEGKAQRREVILGPKVGTDIIVERGLSAGDKLVTLGSRALADGVALEVKPAVN